Proteins from one Streptococcus mitis B6 genomic window:
- the rpmJ gene encoding 50S ribosomal protein L36 — protein sequence MKVRPSVKPICEYCKVIRRNGRVMVICPANPKHKQRQG from the coding sequence ATGAAAGTAAGACCATCGGTCAAACCAATTTGCGAATACTGTAAAGTTATTCGTCGTAATGGTCGTGTTATGGTAATTTGCCCAGCAAATCCAAAACACAAACAACGTCAAGGATAA